From the Manihot esculenta cultivar AM560-2 chromosome 3, M.esculenta_v8, whole genome shotgun sequence genome, one window contains:
- the LOC110611411 gene encoding uncharacterized protein LOC110611411 isoform X3, giving the protein MVSVMKEKRWVKFKGEEDPTSIPVEWICWLNGQRKKAPTPEEMIELEARRELTRQNVALLKKEEEERRAKEGSFRKNVGTGKVGGPDLKSFIQQFPTTPEGQKPEEESYIMDKVRKRGEAAEVENAKEPRPASSEPSGSGATFRPGTWQPPT; this is encoded by the exons ATGGTATCAGTAA TGAAAGAGAAGAGATGGGTAAAATTCAAAGGAGAGGAGGATCCAACCTCAATTCCAG TTGAATGGATTTGCTGGTTGAATGGGCAGCGTAAAAAGGCTCCAACTCCTGAG GAAATGATTGAACTTGAAGCAAGGCGTGAACTTACAAGACAAAATGTTGCCC TTCtcaagaaagaagaagaggaaagaagagccaaagaaggCAGTTTCCGAAAAAATGTTGGCACTG GTAAAGTTGGAGGTCCAGATTTGAAAAGTTTCATTCAGCAATTTCCCACTACTCCAGAAG GTCAGAAGCCTGAGGAGGAATCATATATAATGGATAAAGTGAG aaaaagagGAGAAGCGGCAGAAGTAGAGAATGCAAAAGAACCTAGGCCAGC GTCTTCAGAGCCATCAGGATCTGGTGCAACCTTCAGGCCAGGGACATGGCAACCACCAACATAA
- the LOC110611409 gene encoding aconitate hydratase, cytoplasmic isoform X1: MYMSTSPSSSILCRSRFASRVSSSLSSLSSLSPSLSRLSPPTSFASRSPSSLSFPYHNYRSLTFSSALWPLRCSAPRWSQGVDFCSPMSLRAQARAAAPVIERNLSIVAWEHPFKGILTKLPKPGGGEFGKFYSLPALNDPRIDRLPYSIRILLESAIRNCDNFQVTKEDVEKIIDWENTSSKQVEIPFKPARVLLQDFTGVPAVVDLACMRDAMKNLGSEPKRINPLVPVDLVIDHSVQVDVTRSENAVQANMEFEFQRNKERFAFLKWGASAFQNMLVVPPGSGIVHQVNLEYLGRVVFNTDGILYPDSVVGTDSHTTMIDGLGVAGWGVGGIEAEATMLGQPMSMVLPGVVGFKLSGKLRDGVTATDLVLTVTQMLRKHGVVGKFVEFYGDGMAELSLADRATIANMSPEYGATMGFFPVDHATLQYLKLTGRSEDTVAMVEAYLRANKMFVDYNEPQQERVFSSYLQLDLADVEPCVSGPKRPHDRVSLKEMKADWHACLDSRVGFKGFGVPKEEQNKVAKFSFHEQPAELKHGSVVIAAITSCTNTSNPSVMLGAGLVAKKACELGLQVKPWIKTSLAPGSGVVTKYLFQSGLQHYLNQQGFHIVGYGCTTCIGNSGELDQSVASAISDNDIIAAAVLSGNRNFEGRVHPLTRANYLASPPLVVAYALAGTVDIDFEKEPIGRGNDGKDVYFKDIWPSNDEIAEVVQSNVLPDMFKSTYEAITEGNPLWNQLSLPASTLYSWDPKSTYIHEPPYFKNMTMEPPGPHGVKDAYCLLSFGDSITTDHISPAGSIHKDSPAAKYLLERGVQPRDFNSYGSRRGNDEVMARGTFANIRIVNRLLSGEVGPKTIHIPTGEKLYVYDAAMRYKEAGQDTIVLAGLEYGSGSSRDWAAKGPMLLGVKAVIAKSFERIHRSNLVGMGIIPLCFKPGEDADTLELTGHERYTIDLPDKMSEVRPGQDVTVTTDAGKSFTCTMRFDTEVELAYFDHGGILPYVMRKLCKE; encoded by the exons atgtacatgtccacttctCCCTCGTCTTCAATTCTCTGCAGGTCTCGCTTCGCTTCTAGAGTCTCCTCCtctctctcctctctctcttctctctcgcCTTCTCTTTCTAGACTCTCCCCTCCGACGTCGTTTGCCTCCCGTTCTCCTTCTTCACTCTCGTTCCCCTATCACAACTATCGTTCTTTGACCTTCTCCTCGGCGTTGTGGCCTTTGCGGTGCTCCGCTCCTCGCTGGAGCCAGGGAGTTGATTTCTGCTCTCCAATGAGCCTTCGAGCTCAGGCTCGAGCCGCTGCACCGGTTATCGAGCGAAACCTTTCTATTGTCG CCTGGGAACATCCTTTCAAGGGGATACTGACCAAACTTCCCAAACCTGGGGGCGGAGAGTTTGGAAAATTCTATAGCTTGCCTGCGTTGAATGATCCCAGAATTG ATAGATTGCCATATTCTATAAGGATACTTTTGGAATCTGCAATACGTAATTGTGATAACTTCCAAGTTACGAAGGAAGATGTTGAGAAAATAATTGATTGGGAAAATACATCATCCAAGCAAGTTGAAATCCCCTTCAAGCCTGCTCGTGTTCTTTTGCAG GATTTTACTGGAGTGCCAGCTGTGGTTGACCTTGCTTGTATGCGGGATGCTATGAAGAATCTTGGTAGTGAGCCTAAAAGGATCAACCCGCTG GTGCCGGTGGACCTTGTCATTGATCATTCAGTTCAGGTAGATGTGACAAGATCTGAAAATGCTGTGCAAGCAAATATGGAATTTGAATTTCAGAGGAACAAAGAAAGATTTGCTTTTCTCAAATGGGGTGCTTCTGCTTTCCAAAACATGCTTGTTGTTCCTCCTGGTTCTGGCATTGTTCACCAG GTCAATCTGGAGTACCTTGGTCGGGTTGTCTTTAACACTGATGGAATCCTCTACCCTGATAGTGTGGTTGGTACCGACTCACATACTACTATGATTGATGGGCTAGGAGTTGCTGGCTGGGGTGTTGGAGGAATTGAAGCAGAAGCAACAATGCTTGGTCAA CCTATGAGCATGGTGTTGCCTGGTGTTGTTGGATTCAAGTTGTCTGGAAAATTACGTGATGGTGTCACAGCTACTGACTTGGTTTTGACTGTGACCCAAATGTTGAGGAAGCATGGTGTTGTTGGAAAGTTTGTTGAGTTTTATG GTGATGGAATGGCTGAATTATCATTGGCTGATAGGGCCACCATTGCAAATATGTCTCCTGAATATGGAGCAACGATGGGTTTCTTTCCTGTGGATCATGCTACCTTGCAGTATCTCAAATTAACTGGAAGAAGTGAAGATACT GTGGCAATGGTAGAAGCATACTTGCGTGCGAACAAAATGTTTGTCGACTACAATGAG CCTCAACAAGAGAGAGTGTTCTCATCTTACCTGCAACTAGACCTAGCAGATGTTGAACCCTGTGTTTCAGGTCCAAAGAG GCCTCATGATCGAGTTTCACTGAAAGAAATGAAGGCTGATTGGCATGCATGTCTTGATAGCCGAGTTGGATTCAAG gGCTTTGGTGTACCTAAGGAAGAACAAAATAAAGTGGCAAAATTTTCATTCCATGAACAGCCTGCTGAACTTAAGCATGGTAGTGTTGTCATTGCAGCTATTACAAGTTGTACAAACACATCAAACCCTAGTGTTATGCTTGGGGCTGGTCTTGTTGCAAAAAAAGCTTGTGAACTTGGTTTGCAG GTTAAGCCGTGGATTAAAACTAGTCTTGCACCAGGTTCTGGAGTTGTTACAAAATACCTATTCCAGAG TGGCTTGCAACACTACTTGAATCAGCAAGGCTTTCACATTGTTGGTTATGGTTGTACAACTTGTATTGGGAATTCTGGAGAACTTGATCAATCTGTTGCATCTGCAATTTCAGATAATG ACATTATTGCTGCGGCTGTGCTTTCGGGAAATAGGAACTTCGAAGGCCGTGTTCATCCACTTACAAGAGCTAACTACCTTGCTTCACCTCCATTAGTGGTTGCCTATGCACTAGCTGGCACG GTTGACATAGATTTTGAGAAGGAGCCAATTGGAAGAGGGAACGATGGGAAGGATGTATACTTCAAGGATATTTGGCCTAGTAATGACGAAATAGCAGAG GTTGTGCAATCTAATGTGTTGCCTGATATGTTCAAAAGCACTTATGAGGCTATCACAGAGGGTAACCCCCTGTGGAATCAACTCTCTCTCCCTGCTTCCACTCTTTATTCATGGGATCCAAAATCTACATACATCCATGAGCCCCCATATTTCAAGAACATGACCATGGAACCACCAGGTCCTCATGGTGTGAAGGATGCATACTGCTTGCTCAGTTTTGGAGACAGTATAACCACTGATCATATCTCACCAGCAGGCAGTATCCACAAAGACAGTCCTGCTGCAAAATATCTCCTTGAGCGTGGGGTTCAACCCAGGGACTTCAATTCTTATGGCAGCCGCAGAGGCAATGACGAAGTAATGGCAAGAGGTACATTTGCCAACATTCGTATTGTCAACAGGCTTTTAAGTGGAGAAGTGGGCCCAAAGACCATCCACATTCCCACTGGAGAGAAGCTTTATGTGTATGATGCAGCAATG AGATACAAGGAAGCCGGGCAGGACACCATTGTCCTTGCAGGACTGGAATATGGAAGTGGCAGCTCTCGAGATTGGGCTGCCAAGGGTCCCATGCTGCTG GGAGTAAAAGCGGTGATTGCCAAGAGCTTTGAGAGGATTCACCGTAGTAATTTAGTTGGAATGGGGATAATTCCTCTCTGCTTCAAGCCTGGTGAAGATGCAGACACATTAGAACTGACTGGTCATGAGCGCTACACTATTGATCTTCCAGACAAAATGAGTGAGGTAAGGCCTGGACAAGATGTAACCGTCACAACTGACGCCGGCAAATCTTTCACTTGCACAATGCGCTTTGACACGGAG GTTGAGTTGGCATATTTTGATCACGGTGGAATCCTGCCATATGTGATGAGGAAACTTTGTAAAGAGTAG
- the LOC110611411 gene encoding uncharacterized protein LOC110611411 isoform X1, translating to MSKLFSRIAGFFTSRNFVGVDKAGNRYFTRVEEVDGIMKEKRWVKFKGEEDPTSIPVEWICWLNGQRKKAPTPEEMIELEARRELTRQNVALLKKEEEERRAKEGSFRKNVGTGKVGGPDLKSFIQQFPTTPEGQKPEEESYIMDKVRKRGEAAEVENAKEPRPASSEPSGSGATFRPGTWQPPT from the exons ATGTCGAAGCTGTTTTCAAGAATCGCTGGGTTCTTCACCAGCCGGAATTTTGTTGGTGTGGACAAGGCAGGGAACCGCTACTTCACCAGAGTAGAAGAGGTCGATGGTATCA TGAAAGAGAAGAGATGGGTAAAATTCAAAGGAGAGGAGGATCCAACCTCAATTCCAG TTGAATGGATTTGCTGGTTGAATGGGCAGCGTAAAAAGGCTCCAACTCCTGAG GAAATGATTGAACTTGAAGCAAGGCGTGAACTTACAAGACAAAATGTTGCCC TTCtcaagaaagaagaagaggaaagaagagccaaagaaggCAGTTTCCGAAAAAATGTTGGCACTG GTAAAGTTGGAGGTCCAGATTTGAAAAGTTTCATTCAGCAATTTCCCACTACTCCAGAAG GTCAGAAGCCTGAGGAGGAATCATATATAATGGATAAAGTGAG aaaaagagGAGAAGCGGCAGAAGTAGAGAATGCAAAAGAACCTAGGCCAGC GTCTTCAGAGCCATCAGGATCTGGTGCAACCTTCAGGCCAGGGACATGGCAACCACCAACATAA
- the LOC110610341 gene encoding putative mediator of RNA polymerase II transcription subunit 12: MENRYNLMRQGSGVWRSLRDGDFEEEDVWDVLRERKSASSQYEKSIESSFSVTRNLPSAARMIPRATSSGSSSNNSSHEAKVVQQSAPVNIPDWSKFCKNKSKKNASSFHQEHHDDDDDDDDHDHESNDDNYHGVVNDDSDDEFENEGGDYYYKLPPHELIARRLARSQISSFSVFEGIGRKLKGRDLSKVRNAVLIKTGFLESP, encoded by the coding sequence ATGGAGAACAGGTATAATTTGATGAGACAGGGCAGTGGTGTATGGAGATCCCTAAGAGATGGAGATTTTGAAGAGGAAGATGTTTGGGATGTTCTAAGAGAAAGAAAATCTGCAAGTTCTCAGTACGAAAAATCCATAGAATCCTCATTTTCTGTCACAAGAAACCTCCCTTCTGCTGCAAGAATGATCCCAAGAGCTACAAGCAGTGGCAGTAGCAGCAACAATTCCTCTCATGAAGCCAAAGTAGTGCAGCAATCAGCACCAGTCAACATTCCTGACTGGTCAAAATTTTGCAAAAACAAGTCCAAGAAAAATGCCAGTTCATTCCATCAAGAACatcatgatgatgatgatgatgatgatgaccaTGATCATGAATCAAATGATGATAATTATCATGGGGTTGTGAATGATGACAGTGATgatgaatttgaaaatgaagGTGGTGATTACTATTATAAACTTCCCCCACATGAGCTCATTGCCAGAAGGCTTGCAAGGAGCCAGATATCTTCATTTTCTGTTTTTGAAGGGATTGGCAGGAAACTCAAAGGGAGGGACCTCAGTAAAGTTAGAAATGCTGTTTTGATCAAAACTGGGTTTCTTGAATCACCATGA
- the LOC110611409 gene encoding aconitate hydratase, cytoplasmic isoform X2, producing the protein MRDAMKNLGSEPKRINPLVPVDLVIDHSVQVDVTRSENAVQANMEFEFQRNKERFAFLKWGASAFQNMLVVPPGSGIVHQVNLEYLGRVVFNTDGILYPDSVVGTDSHTTMIDGLGVAGWGVGGIEAEATMLGQPMSMVLPGVVGFKLSGKLRDGVTATDLVLTVTQMLRKHGVVGKFVEFYGDGMAELSLADRATIANMSPEYGATMGFFPVDHATLQYLKLTGRSEDTVAMVEAYLRANKMFVDYNEPQQERVFSSYLQLDLADVEPCVSGPKRPHDRVSLKEMKADWHACLDSRVGFKGFGVPKEEQNKVAKFSFHEQPAELKHGSVVIAAITSCTNTSNPSVMLGAGLVAKKACELGLQVKPWIKTSLAPGSGVVTKYLFQSGLQHYLNQQGFHIVGYGCTTCIGNSGELDQSVASAISDNDIIAAAVLSGNRNFEGRVHPLTRANYLASPPLVVAYALAGTVDIDFEKEPIGRGNDGKDVYFKDIWPSNDEIAEVVQSNVLPDMFKSTYEAITEGNPLWNQLSLPASTLYSWDPKSTYIHEPPYFKNMTMEPPGPHGVKDAYCLLSFGDSITTDHISPAGSIHKDSPAAKYLLERGVQPRDFNSYGSRRGNDEVMARGTFANIRIVNRLLSGEVGPKTIHIPTGEKLYVYDAAMRYKEAGQDTIVLAGLEYGSGSSRDWAAKGPMLLGVKAVIAKSFERIHRSNLVGMGIIPLCFKPGEDADTLELTGHERYTIDLPDKMSEVRPGQDVTVTTDAGKSFTCTMRFDTEVELAYFDHGGILPYVMRKLCKE; encoded by the exons ATGCGGGATGCTATGAAGAATCTTGGTAGTGAGCCTAAAAGGATCAACCCGCTG GTGCCGGTGGACCTTGTCATTGATCATTCAGTTCAGGTAGATGTGACAAGATCTGAAAATGCTGTGCAAGCAAATATGGAATTTGAATTTCAGAGGAACAAAGAAAGATTTGCTTTTCTCAAATGGGGTGCTTCTGCTTTCCAAAACATGCTTGTTGTTCCTCCTGGTTCTGGCATTGTTCACCAG GTCAATCTGGAGTACCTTGGTCGGGTTGTCTTTAACACTGATGGAATCCTCTACCCTGATAGTGTGGTTGGTACCGACTCACATACTACTATGATTGATGGGCTAGGAGTTGCTGGCTGGGGTGTTGGAGGAATTGAAGCAGAAGCAACAATGCTTGGTCAA CCTATGAGCATGGTGTTGCCTGGTGTTGTTGGATTCAAGTTGTCTGGAAAATTACGTGATGGTGTCACAGCTACTGACTTGGTTTTGACTGTGACCCAAATGTTGAGGAAGCATGGTGTTGTTGGAAAGTTTGTTGAGTTTTATG GTGATGGAATGGCTGAATTATCATTGGCTGATAGGGCCACCATTGCAAATATGTCTCCTGAATATGGAGCAACGATGGGTTTCTTTCCTGTGGATCATGCTACCTTGCAGTATCTCAAATTAACTGGAAGAAGTGAAGATACT GTGGCAATGGTAGAAGCATACTTGCGTGCGAACAAAATGTTTGTCGACTACAATGAG CCTCAACAAGAGAGAGTGTTCTCATCTTACCTGCAACTAGACCTAGCAGATGTTGAACCCTGTGTTTCAGGTCCAAAGAG GCCTCATGATCGAGTTTCACTGAAAGAAATGAAGGCTGATTGGCATGCATGTCTTGATAGCCGAGTTGGATTCAAG gGCTTTGGTGTACCTAAGGAAGAACAAAATAAAGTGGCAAAATTTTCATTCCATGAACAGCCTGCTGAACTTAAGCATGGTAGTGTTGTCATTGCAGCTATTACAAGTTGTACAAACACATCAAACCCTAGTGTTATGCTTGGGGCTGGTCTTGTTGCAAAAAAAGCTTGTGAACTTGGTTTGCAG GTTAAGCCGTGGATTAAAACTAGTCTTGCACCAGGTTCTGGAGTTGTTACAAAATACCTATTCCAGAG TGGCTTGCAACACTACTTGAATCAGCAAGGCTTTCACATTGTTGGTTATGGTTGTACAACTTGTATTGGGAATTCTGGAGAACTTGATCAATCTGTTGCATCTGCAATTTCAGATAATG ACATTATTGCTGCGGCTGTGCTTTCGGGAAATAGGAACTTCGAAGGCCGTGTTCATCCACTTACAAGAGCTAACTACCTTGCTTCACCTCCATTAGTGGTTGCCTATGCACTAGCTGGCACG GTTGACATAGATTTTGAGAAGGAGCCAATTGGAAGAGGGAACGATGGGAAGGATGTATACTTCAAGGATATTTGGCCTAGTAATGACGAAATAGCAGAG GTTGTGCAATCTAATGTGTTGCCTGATATGTTCAAAAGCACTTATGAGGCTATCACAGAGGGTAACCCCCTGTGGAATCAACTCTCTCTCCCTGCTTCCACTCTTTATTCATGGGATCCAAAATCTACATACATCCATGAGCCCCCATATTTCAAGAACATGACCATGGAACCACCAGGTCCTCATGGTGTGAAGGATGCATACTGCTTGCTCAGTTTTGGAGACAGTATAACCACTGATCATATCTCACCAGCAGGCAGTATCCACAAAGACAGTCCTGCTGCAAAATATCTCCTTGAGCGTGGGGTTCAACCCAGGGACTTCAATTCTTATGGCAGCCGCAGAGGCAATGACGAAGTAATGGCAAGAGGTACATTTGCCAACATTCGTATTGTCAACAGGCTTTTAAGTGGAGAAGTGGGCCCAAAGACCATCCACATTCCCACTGGAGAGAAGCTTTATGTGTATGATGCAGCAATG AGATACAAGGAAGCCGGGCAGGACACCATTGTCCTTGCAGGACTGGAATATGGAAGTGGCAGCTCTCGAGATTGGGCTGCCAAGGGTCCCATGCTGCTG GGAGTAAAAGCGGTGATTGCCAAGAGCTTTGAGAGGATTCACCGTAGTAATTTAGTTGGAATGGGGATAATTCCTCTCTGCTTCAAGCCTGGTGAAGATGCAGACACATTAGAACTGACTGGTCATGAGCGCTACACTATTGATCTTCCAGACAAAATGAGTGAGGTAAGGCCTGGACAAGATGTAACCGTCACAACTGACGCCGGCAAATCTTTCACTTGCACAATGCGCTTTGACACGGAG GTTGAGTTGGCATATTTTGATCACGGTGGAATCCTGCCATATGTGATGAGGAAACTTTGTAAAGAGTAG
- the LOC110611411 gene encoding NADH dehydrogenase [ubiquinone] 1 alpha subcomplex assembly factor 2 isoform X2, with translation MSKLFSRIAGFFTSRNFVGVDKAGNRYFTRVEEVDGIMKEKRWVKFKGEEDPTSIPVEWICWLNGQRKKAPTPEEMIELEARRELTRQNVALLKKEEEERRAKEGSFRKNVGTGKVGGPDLKSFIQQFPTTPEGQKPEEESYIMDKVRSSEPSGSGATFRPGTWQPPT, from the exons ATGTCGAAGCTGTTTTCAAGAATCGCTGGGTTCTTCACCAGCCGGAATTTTGTTGGTGTGGACAAGGCAGGGAACCGCTACTTCACCAGAGTAGAAGAGGTCGATGGTATCA TGAAAGAGAAGAGATGGGTAAAATTCAAAGGAGAGGAGGATCCAACCTCAATTCCAG TTGAATGGATTTGCTGGTTGAATGGGCAGCGTAAAAAGGCTCCAACTCCTGAG GAAATGATTGAACTTGAAGCAAGGCGTGAACTTACAAGACAAAATGTTGCCC TTCtcaagaaagaagaagaggaaagaagagccaaagaaggCAGTTTCCGAAAAAATGTTGGCACTG GTAAAGTTGGAGGTCCAGATTTGAAAAGTTTCATTCAGCAATTTCCCACTACTCCAGAAG GTCAGAAGCCTGAGGAGGAATCATATATAATGGATAAAGTGAG GTCTTCAGAGCCATCAGGATCTGGTGCAACCTTCAGGCCAGGGACATGGCAACCACCAACATAA
- the LOC110612014 gene encoding uncharacterized protein LOC110612014 codes for MEKGKAVEDITNSLKKLDLNPKFNSKSSYVSPTVQSIKLSREKAESPSLVSLCLGVVGKHLEDIIADLNEISIAFPADIKMAIAAISRRRKLLNDDVIVSLADSSWEILDLSGSEVTDSGLMKVAETCKFLRAVDTSQCNKITAVGVSELFQQCKSLQTLRCGGCPRSDYTARNCLCILKPKLKDMEGDSWEELDTAEIGHGAESLRWLVWPKIDKDSLETLANECPRIIVNPKPSLFGFRGINVPTEALADIPLDYSVVKDIDPKTWAMCGFTPKPRAASLLSPTELSVAEKFRLAFVERDTRLAPKRAKNARQHQRRADRQWMMMNTDAKALALASKASKSLHNRS; via the exons ATGGAAAAAGGCAAAGCTGTGGAGGACATTACAAATTCATTGAAGAAACTAGATTTGAATCCCAAATTCAACTCCAAATCTTCCTATGTTAGTCCTACCGTTCAATCAATTA AATTGAGTCGCGAGAAGGCGGAATCCCCAAGTTTAGTAAGCTTGTGCCTTGGAGTTGTTGGCAAGCATTTGGAGGATATAATTGCTGATTTGAATGAGATTTCCATTGCCTTTCCAGCGGATATTAAG ATGGCAATTGCAGCAATATCCAGGAGAAGAAAATTGCTTAACGATGATGTTATCGTTTCTTTAGCCGATAGTTCCTGGGAAATACTTGATCTTTCTGGCTCTGAAGTCACTGATTCTGGTTTAATGAAAGTGGCTGAAACCTGCAAATTTCTTCGAGCTGTGGATACAag CCAATGCAACAAAATTACTGCTGTTGGTGTTTCTGAACTCTTTCAGCAGTGCAAGTCATTGCAGACATTGAGATGCGG AGGGTGCCCAAGGAGTGATTACACTGCACGCAACTGCTTGTGCATATTGAAACCAAAGCTGAAGGATATGGAGGGAGATTCGTGGGAGGAACTTGATACTGCTGAAATTGGCCATGGTGCGGAATCCCTGCGGTGGCTTGTGTGG CCTAAGATTGATAAAGATTCATTGGAGACCTTGGCCAATGAGTGCCCGCGCATAATAGTAAATCCCAAGCCATCGCTCTTTGGTTTTAGAGGAATCAACGTTCCTACAGAAGCTTTAGCAGACATTCCACTGGATTATTCCGTTGTCAAGGATATTGATCCGAAAACATGGGCAATGTGTGGGTTTACACCAAAACCTAGGGCTGCCTCTCTTTTAAGCCCTACTGAGTTGTCCGTGGCTGAAAAATTTAGACTTGCATTTGTGGAAAGAGACACACGCTTAGCACCAAAACGAGCAAAGAATGCCCGGCAGCATCAGCGCCGTGCCGACAGGCAGTGGATGATGATGAATACAGATGCTAAAGCGTTAGCTCTGGCATCTAAAGCAAGCAAGTCCCTGCACAACAGGAGCTGA
- the LOC122723202 gene encoding uncharacterized protein LOC122723202: MKPNSRSTATTGGNECFYRYLKPGALAQLRNSKIIGRSHKPISLTRFSIQPVDSPHPHPQISVDQVPCLLSKIYGPPCLKRKKLMAARSVFCLNPGPSTPVLDSSHSNNNNNDSLIPVLNNDALIAH; the protein is encoded by the coding sequence ATGAAACCCAATTCAAGATCGACGGCCACCACGGGGGGGAACGAGTGCTTCTACAGATATTTAAAGCCTGGTGCACTTGCCCAACTCAGAAACTCCAAAATCATTGGCAGATCTCACAAACCCATATCGCTAACTCGTTTCTCTATTCAACCAGTTGATTCGCCGCACCCCCATCCTCAGATCTCCGTTGACCAAGTTCCTTGCCTCCTTAGCAAGATCTATGGTCCCCCATGTCTGAAAAGAAAGAAGCTCATGGCTGCTAGATCTGTTTTCTGTCTCAATCCGGGTCCTTCTACCCCTGTTCTAGACTCTAGTCAcagtaataacaataataacgaTTCTTTAATTCCTGTGTTAAATAATGATGCTTTGATTGCTCATTGA